The following nucleotide sequence is from Vicinamibacteria bacterium.
ATGGCTCGACATCAACACCGGCGAGATACGGGTGGGTGGGGAAGGCGGGATCGACCTCGCCGGGAACGTCAAGAACAAGCTGAACTTCGCCCCCCGCCTTGGCATCGCCTACGAGCTCGACAAGAAGACCGTCATCCGGGGCGGCTACGGCCGCAGCTACGATACCGGCGTGTTCGGGTCTATTTTCGGGCACGCCGTCACCCAGAACCTGCCCGTGCTCCAGGAGCAGCAACTGAACCCACCGAACAACTTCAACTCCGTCTTCAACCTGGGCCAGGGCCCCTCCGCCCCCGTTTTTGTCTCTCCCGGGGCGAACGGGAGGTTCGCGCTCCCGAACGGCGTCTTCGCACGGCTTCTGCCGGACACCCAGCACGTACCCCGGGTTGACGCCTGGAACATTACTTTGCAGCGGCAACTATCGGACACGGTATCCGCAGAGATCGCCTACGTGGGGAACCACGGGGAGGGCTTCTTCGGCGACAACCCGGCCGCGGGCTTCAACAACGCGGTGCTCACCGGCTTCCCGGCCCTGAACACGAACCAGCGCCGGCCCTTCTACAATGCCTTCGGCTGGACCCAGGGTATCGACTATTTCTGCAACTGCGCGACCAACAAGTACAACTCGCTCCAGGCCAAGATCACCAAGCGCTTCTCGGACGGCCTCTCCCTCCTCGCCCACTACACCTTCCAGAAGGCTTACAACCACAACGGGGACTTCTTCATCGATCAGGCGGTCAGCTACGGCCCCGCGGACTTCGGCCGCAACCACAACTTCGTCCTCTCCGCGATCGCGGAGCTGCCTTTCGGGAAGGGCAAGAAATGGGCGAGCGACGCCACCGGCGCCCTGGACGCGGTCATCGGCGGCTGGCAGTTCAACACCAACGTGGTGATCCAGAGCGGCATTCCCTACAACGTCACCTACAACAACGCGGGCTCCGACCGAGACACCGGACCCAACTACCCGAACCTCATCGGCGATCCGAGCGGGCCGGGCACCAAGGACCAGTGGTTCAACGCCATCCCCATCGGTTCGTCGGGCAGCGCCTTCGCGCGGCCAGCCGCGGGGACCTTCGGCAACCTGGGCCGGAACGCGCTCATCGGGCCGGGCTTCTGGCAGGTGGACGCTTCCCTCTTCAAGCACTTCAAGCTCGGGGGAGATACCCGGCTGGAGTTCCGCGCGGAGGTCGTCAACCTGTTCAACCACGTGAACCTGGGCCAGCCCGACGGCAACGTGGGCGTGCCCGGCAACGACAACCCCGACGCGGGGCACATCACGTCTACGGCTGCCCAGTACCAGCCGCGCCAGGTCCAGTTCGCCATCCGGGTTCAGTTCTGATGGCCTGACGTTCGCACGGCTTTCCGTACGTCCGCGGAGGAGGGGCTCACACCGGGCCCCTCCTCCTTTTCCTTTCCGGAAAGACCGCGAGCTCAGGGGGCGGGAGCTGGTGTCCCGTTCAGCCCGGCCAGGAGCTCGAGCACGGCCCCGTTCGTCCAGCCGAACCCGACCTGGTTGGCGCTGTAGCCGAAGCGGATGCCGGCCGCGATGTCGGACGTGCAGCGGCGCACGTCGTATTTCTCGACGATGGTGCCGTGCTCTTGGAAGTCCTTGGCCACGAGGGCGACGAACTTGCGGGCCAGGCGGTCAGCGTCATCCTTGTAGCCGTAGCGACGGAGGCCCTCTACCGCGATCATCTGCAGGGGAGCCCAGCCAAAGGGGGCGTCCCACTGGTTCCCGGTCTCGACCGTGCTCGTGAGGAGGCCGCCGGGGGCCTCGAAGAGGGGGAGGTTCTTCAAGACCCGGACCGCCTGTTCGGGGGAGGCCAGGCCCGCCCAGAGCGGGTAGAACGTGGTCGCGAAGGGATACGTGCGTCGCCGGGCGGCCTTGAAGCTGTAGTCGAAATAAAGGCCCGCCTCAGAGTCCCAAAGGTAGCGGTCGATCGCCGTCCGGCGCGCTGCCGCCCGCGCTCGCCACTCGCTTTCCGCCCGCGCGTCCCCCAGAATCCGGCTGATCTCCGCCCCGTCTTCCTCCATCCGGAAGAGCAGCACGTTGAGGCAGACGGGGGCGTAGTGGATGATGTCCACGCTGAAGGGCCCGAAGCGGTTGGAGGGATCGAAGCCGGACTCCCGCATGGAGCGGTCCCCCTTGTAGAAGAGTTCGGTGAGGCGGTCCGCCTTGCGGTCGTAGAAGAGCGAGGGGTCGTAGTCCGGCACCGGATGCTCGCGGTAGAACTCGCGCACGCGGTCGTAATGGGTGCGCCCCTGTGCGTCGCGCTCGTCGCTCTCCGCTTCCGGGGCCGGCCCCTCCCCGAGGTCGTAGTAGCGCGAGAGGCCGAGGCCGGGAATGAGGTGGGGCTCGGTGGTCCAGAAGCGGTAGTACTTCTCGAGGGCGGGGAGGGTGGCGCGGAGCCAGGCCTGGTCGTGGGTGACCGCGAAGACGCCCAGGATCATGCGCGTAAGGAAGGGCGGCTGGGAGCGGGTGAGATAGTAGGTCCGGTTGGCGTTCAGGAGCGTGCCGTAGTTCTCGATCTCGTAGACGAAATTGTCGGTCAGGTCCCGGGCCCGTTCCCCCTCCCCGTCCCGGAGCAGTCCCACCTGGATGAAGTAGCTGTCCCAGCCGTACATCTCGTTGAAACGGCCGCCCGGCACCACGTACGGGAGGGGCAGATAGAGCAGGCCATGCTCTTTCAGCTGGCGGAGGTCGGGGGGGAGCGTGCGCAGCTCGATTCGGGACATCTCCTCCGCGGTGAGCCGGCCGCGCAGGTCACGTTCGACCCGGGCGCGGTCCTCGCGCGCGGAGACGTAGACCGGCCAGGGCTGCCCGGGGCCCCGCTTCATCTTGGGATCGGGGGCGGCCGCGGTGAGATCCCGGTTGGAGCGCGAGAGCGTGGTCCAGGCCTTCTTGATGTAGGAGCGGAGCTCGCGGAGCGTCTCCGGGGACGGGAACTCAGGAGGGGCGGCCCCGAGGACGGCGACGCTTGCAGCCAGGACCAAGAGGCCCTGACCTACCTTGCTCTTTGCTTTCATAACCGTTAGCCTTCCCGGCGGCGCAAGGAGCCACCTGCAAAGCGCTTAGAAGAGTGCAGCGGGAGTCTACCATGGCCGTTCGATCCGACCGCCGGCGCGCCGCCTCGCCCTCGAATCGCGGATCCCTCCCGGCCAGCGCCCTCCCGACCGAATGAGCCGGGGCCGGGCCTTCCTCGGGGTCTCGCTGGTCAGCGCCTGCGTCCTCATCCTCCAGCTGGCCCTCACCCGCCTGTTCTCCGCCACCATGTACTACCACTTCGCCTTCATGGCGATTTCCCTCGCCCTTCTCGGCTCCGCCGCGAGCGGGGTGGCGGTCTACCTCTTGGGGCCCCGGGCCGACGTGTTTGCCGCCGGGCGTTCCCTCTCCCTCGCCTCCCTCCTCTTCGCCTTGAGCACCGTCCTCGCTCTCCTCGTGATCCTGGCCAACCCGCTCGTGCCCGGAGAACCCGGCTCCAGCACCCTCGTTCGTCTGGCCAGCATCTACGGAGCCAGCGCGCTGCCCTTCTTCTTTGCGGGAGGAGCGGTGACCCTGGCCATCCGCAACTTCGCGGCGGAGATGAGCCGCCTCTACCTCTACGACCTGGGGGGGGCGGCCGCCGGCTGCCTCCTCTTCATCCCCGTCCTGGACAGCCTGGGGGGTGTGAACACCCTGCTCGCGATCGCGGTGGGGGGGGCGGCGACGGCGGCCATCTTCGAGAGCGGGGGCGCGGGCGGGCGCGTCTATCGGGGGATTCTGGGGCTCGCGGGGCTGGGGCTCGCGGGCCTCCTCGCCCACAACCTCGCCACCGGCCGCCTCGACGTGCGCCGGGCCAAGGGCTTGTCCGAGGCGGAGAATGTGATCTTCGCCAAATGGAACTCGTTCTCCCGCGTCACGGTGTGGGGGAGCCTGGAGGACGCCAGCCTTCTCATCATGATCGACGCCGACGCGGGGACCCTGATCCTGAAGGACGCGGGCGAGCCCCGCCGCCACCGCTACCTGGCGGACCGGGTGGAGTCGCTGGCCTATCACCTGAAGCCGGGGGCGGAGGCCCTCATCATGGGGGCGGGGGGCGGCATCGACGTGGCCACGGCGAGGCTCTTCTGGGCCCACGCCATCACGGCCGTGGAGGTGAACCCCATCGTGGCCCGGGACGTCATGTCCGGGGAGCCGTTCCGCAGCTACGCGGGCGACATCTACGGGCAGCCAAGGGTGAGGCTAGTGGTAGACGAGGCTCGCAGCTTCCTCCGCCGTGCGCCCGCGTCCTACGACGTCATCCAGGCCACCATGGTCGACACCTGGGCCGCCACCGCGGCGGGCGCCTTCGCCCTCACCGAGAACAACCTCTACACGGTGGAGGCCTTCAAGGACTACGCCGCGCACCTCTCCCGCGACGGCCTCTTGAGCGTCACCCGTTGGCACCTCGAGCCTCCCGACCAGCTTCTGCGGCTGGTCACGCTCACCCGGGCCATGATGAGCGAGCTCGGCCTCGAGGATCCCCCCCGCCACGTCGTGATCGTGCGGGGCACGCCGGAGGCGGGGAGCGGGCGGGCTCCTGCGACCTTCCTCTTCAAGAAGAGCCGCTTCACAGACGGGGAGGTGCGCACGATCGAGGCCCTGGCCGCGCGCAATGACTTCCGGATCCTCTACACCCCGCTCACCCGGCCCCCCAACGACTTCACCCGCCTGCTGGAGGCGGCGGACCCCGCCGTGGTGTGGCGATCCCTGGCGAGCGACGTGGCCCCCACCCGCGACAACAGCCCTTTCTTCTTCCAGACCGTGCGCGCCTCCCACCTGGGGGAGGCCCTGCGCGCGCAGGGGGAGTGGCGCAAGACAAACCTCGGCACCTTGGTCCTCTTCGGCCTCCTCGGCCTCACCACCGCCCTCACCCTCCTCTTCATCTTGGGCCCCCTCGCCCTCGCCCGCGGCCGCCTGCGGGGCACCCCCGCCGGAGGAGAGCTCTCCCGCCTGGGCTACTTCACCTGTTTGGGGACGGGCTTCATCCTGGTCGAGGTAGCGCTCGTGCAGAAATGCATCCTCTTCCTGGGCCCCCCCGCCTACGCCCTCACCGTGGTGCTGTTCTCGCTGCTGGCCTGGAGCGCGGTCGGCAGCTGGCTGAGCGGGCGCATCCGCCCCGAGCAACTGCGTCCGCGCCTCCCTCTGATTCTGGGGGGGACGGCCCTGCTCATCGCGGCGGCGGCGCTCGGCCTATCGCCGGCTTTCTATGCCCTCGTGCATCTCGACCGCGCGCTCCGGATTGCCGTCACCGTCACCCTCTTGGCCCCCCTGGGGATTGCGATGGGTATGCCCCTGCCCGCCGGCGTCCGCATCCTGGCCCGGGAGGCGCCGGAGATCATCCCCTGGGCATGGGGCGTGAACGGAGCCGCGTCCGTCATGGGGTCGGTGGCGGCCCTGGTCGTGGCTCTCTTGGCGGGCTTCGACCAGGCGCTGCTCCTGGGAGCCGCCTTCTACCTGTTGGCCATCCCGGGGTTGGGACGGAGCGCTCCCCGCGTGGACCCCTCGCCCGGCTCCTAGGGCCGGACCGTGTCGAGGGTGATCGAGACGCCCCTCGCGCCCGGCGCCACTTTGTTGGCGAAACCCTCGACGTCGCCCGGGGCGGCGACCGCGTCGCCGCTCCGGGAGAGGCGGGCGGTGACGTCGAAGGGCCCCGTGAAGGGAGTGCCCTCCACCATGACGTCGGCCGCGGAGATCTCGAATGCATGAGGGAAGCGGACGTTTTCCTCCCGCCGTACGGCGACCACGCCGTTGGTTTCGTGGTTGCGGGCGATGATGTAGAGCACACCGAAAGGGGGCCCGCCCATGAGCTTCGGGGCCAGCCTCAGGGTCCCGGACACGGAGCCCGGGGGGGGCTGCCCTCCCGCGAGGGCAGGCGCGGGCGCTCCTCCGCCCAGGGGAGGATGGCCCGGAGGAAGGGCCTCGTCCGCGGGCGGAAGGGACGGCGCCGGGTCGTCGTGCGACGTGAGGGGCCGCAGACGGTCGGGTTCCGGGGTCGGGGATGGCCGGGGGGCGGGGGAGGGGCCGCAGGCGCCGAGGCCTCCGGCCAGGCTCAGGGCCAGGACGGACACAAACAGGGGTCTCACGTCTCGCCCCCAGGGTCGGCCGTTCCCGGACGGGCGAGCAGCTCCGGCAGCTTCTGAACGAAGGCGCTGCGAGCGAGGACGCGCGTGCAGCCCGCGGCCTGGGCCGCGCGGGCGCGTTCGCCATGCACGTGGCTGAAGAAGCCCACCACCGGGACCCCGGCAAGGCCAGGGTCGGACCGCAAGGCGGCGAGGGCCTCGGTCGCGGGCAGGCGAGGGCTGTCCAGGTCCATGAGGACCACCTGGGGCGGGGGTGAGCACGCCTCCCGGAGTTGGGCGAGCGTGCGCACGCCGTGGACCTCCAGGCCCAGGGCCCGGGCCGCCTCCTTGACCCGGCTCAGGAACATGAGGTCATCCATGAAGGCAATCACCGGCGGCATGGTCGCAGTATAGGGCAGGGTCGGCGCGCCCCAAAGAACGTGCTTGACTTCTACAAATAAATGAGAATAATTATCAGTTATGGGGTTGCGCAAGTCACGTCAGCGGGAGGTGGTCCTGGCCGTGGTCCGCTCCACCATGGACCATCCGACCGCGGACTGGGTGTACCGGCAGGCGCGGCGCACCCTCCCCCGCATCGGCCTGGGCACGGTCTACCGTAACCTGAAGACGCTGGCGGAGGAGGGAGTCATCCGGGAGATACACACCGGCGGGCACTCCGCGCACTTTGACGGCAACACCGGCCGGCACTACCACATCCGTTGCCTGGGCTGCGGGCGGGTCAACGACCTGCCCATGTCCGTGGACACGCGCCTCGAGGAGGAAGCGGGACGGGCCATGAACTACCGGATCCTGGGCCATCAGGTGGAGATCCACGGGCTCTGTCCTCTCTGTCAGGCGCCAGAACCAAAACTCAGGAATCATTCTCAGCACGCTCCTAAGGAGACCGAAAGACCATGAGCACGCTCAAGGGAAGCAAGACGCACGAGAGCCTCAAGCACGCCTTTGCCGGCGAGAGCCAGGCGAACCGCCGCTACTTGTACTTCGCCCGGGCCGCGGACATCGAGGGCTACCCCGAGATTGGAGGCCTCTTCCGCGACACCTCCGAGGCGGAGACCGGCCACGCTTTCGGCCACATGGACTTCCTGAAGACGGTGGGCGACCCGGCCACGGGGGTGTCCTTCGGAAACACCCGCCAGAACCTGCAGTCGGCCGTCGAAGGCGAAACCTACGAGTACACCCAAATGTACCCCGGCATGGCCAAGACCGCGCGCGAGGAAGGCTTCCTCGAGATCGCGGAGTGGTTCGAGACCCTGGCCAAGGCGGAGCGCAGCCACGCCGGCCGCTTCACCAAGGGCCTCGAGGGCCTGAAAGAGCTCTAGGGACATCAAGGGGGGGCGGCTCCTTGTAGCGGCCCCGCCCCCGGGGCCCGCGTGGGGGCCCGCGGCCATCCAGGGGTGACGCCCCCGCCGGCCCGTCGCCCCGGGTGGGCTGCGCTTCCCTTTGCCCATCGTCGCCAGAGAGGACGTGGATGACACTCGATCCCTCCGACCCCGCCTTCTTCGACACCCGAGCGGTGGAGAGAGAACTCGCCCGCGTTACCGAGATCTGCGACGGCTGCCGACGCTGCCATCGCCTGTGTCCCTCCTTCGACCACATGCTCGAGCGGGTGGACCACCACGAGGGCGAGGTGGCCAAGGTGACGAGCGCCGACTACCGGAAGATCGTCGACCTGTGCTGGCAGTGCAAGCTCTGCTTCAACCACTGCCCCTACACGCCCCCCCACCGCTTCGACCTCGACTTCCCCCGCCTT
It contains:
- a CDS encoding trehalase family glycosidase; translated protein: MKAKSKVGQGLLVLAASVAVLGAAPPEFPSPETLRELRSYIKKAWTTLSRSNRDLTAAAPDPKMKRGPGQPWPVYVSAREDRARVERDLRGRLTAEEMSRIELRTLPPDLRQLKEHGLLYLPLPYVVPGGRFNEMYGWDSYFIQVGLLRDGEGERARDLTDNFVYEIENYGTLLNANRTYYLTRSQPPFLTRMILGVFAVTHDQAWLRATLPALEKYYRFWTTEPHLIPGLGLSRYYDLGEGPAPEAESDERDAQGRTHYDRVREFYREHPVPDYDPSLFYDRKADRLTELFYKGDRSMRESGFDPSNRFGPFSVDIIHYAPVCLNVLLFRMEEDGAEISRILGDARAESEWRARAAARRTAIDRYLWDSEAGLYFDYSFKAARRRTYPFATTFYPLWAGLASPEQAVRVLKNLPLFEAPGGLLTSTVETGNQWDAPFGWAPLQMIAVEGLRRYGYKDDADRLARKFVALVAKDFQEHGTIVEKYDVRRCTSDIAAGIRFGYSANQVGFGWTNGAVLELLAGLNGTPAPAP
- a CDS encoding transcriptional repressor, which encodes MGLRKSRQREVVLAVVRSTMDHPTADWVYRQARRTLPRIGLGTVYRNLKTLAEEGVIREIHTGGHSAHFDGNTGRHYHIRCLGCGRVNDLPMSVDTRLEEEAGRAMNYRILGHQVEIHGLCPLCQAPEPKLRNHSQHAPKETERP
- a CDS encoding rubrerythrin family protein, with the protein product MSTLKGSKTHESLKHAFAGESQANRRYLYFARAADIEGYPEIGGLFRDTSEAETGHAFGHMDFLKTVGDPATGVSFGNTRQNLQSAVEGETYEYTQMYPGMAKTAREEGFLEIAEWFETLAKAERSHAGRFTKGLEGLKEL